The Thiobacillus sp. genome contains the following window.
GCCAGAACGGCTGGTATGACGGGCGCCGCGACGTGGTGGAAGCCACTCAGGCGGCCCTGGACTACCTGGAGAAACTCCACGGCATGTTTGGCGACTGGGAACTGGCCCTGGCCGCCTACAACTGCGGCGAAGGCTGCGTGCAGCGCGCCATGACCCGAAGCGGCGGCAAGAATTTCGCCAGCCTGCGGCTGCCCACGGAAACCCGCCACTACGTGCCCAAGCTGGTGGCCGTTCGCAACATCGTCCTGGACCCGGTCAACTACGGTATCCAACTGGACCCCATGGCCAACGAGCCCTATTTCATGCCCGTGAACCTCAAGCGGCCCATAGAGGCCCGCACGGCCGCCAGGCTAGCGGAAATGAGCGTGGACGAGTTCGCCGCCCTGAACCCCGGCTTCCAGCGCCGGGTCATCCACACCGATACCCGGGGCGTGTTGTTGCTGCCGGCGGACAGGGTGGAAACCTTCCAGTTCAACCTGCATCGCCAGGGCCTGGACAAGGGCACCCTGCAGCCCTATGCCGCCCTCAAGGGGGAAAGCGTCGCCCGCATCGCCCAGAAATTCAACGTGACCGTGGAGTGGCTGAAGGAGCACAACCCCATCAAGCCCGCCCGGGGCAAGCTGACCAAGACCCAGGAACTGGTGGTCCCCAAGGTGGCCATCTCGAAAACGCCCCCCAAGGCGCGGGTGTCCGCCAAGGCCGGCAAGCAGCCCATCGCCCTGCGCAAGCACACCGTGCGCAAGGGGGAGACCCTGGGCAAGCTGGCCCGCCTGTACGACGTGGAAGTGGCGGACATCCAGCGCCTGAATGACCTGGACGAGCGGATCAGCCCAGGCATGGAACTGGACATCCCCGCCAGCGCGGCGGGATAACAGGCCGGCCGGGCGCCCAGGCCCTTGCCTAAGCTTCGCCTAGGCCCAGTTGACCCGGAGCGGAGGACTGCTTAGCCCATCCGCCCCCTGCCCGGCACCGCATCCAGCAACTGCCGGGTGTAGTACGAGGACGGCTGCGTCAACATCGCTTCGGTCTCCCCCTGTTCCAGTATCCGCCCCTGGCGCATGACCGCCACCCTGTGAGCCAGATAGCCCACCACCGAGAGGTTGTGGGTGATGAACAGGTAGGCCAGGCCGCTCCGGGCCTGGATATCAGCCAGCAGGTTGAGGATCTGGGCCTGGACCGACACGTCCAGGGCGCTGGTGGGCTCGTCCAGGATCAGCAGCTTGGGTTCCACCGCCAGGGCCCGGGCGATGGCGATGCGCTGGCGCTGCCCCCCCGAGAACTCGTGGGGATAGCGCCCCGTGGCTTCCAGGGGCAGTCCCACCCGCTCCAGCAGGGAGGCCACTCGCTCCGCCCGGGCCCTGGCGCCCAGTTCCGGCATCAGGGCGGCCATGCCCTCCTCCAGAATGGCCCCCACCTTCATGCGCGGGTTGAGGCTGGAGAAGGGATCCTGGAACACGATCTGCATGTCCCGTCGCTTGCGCCGCAGGACTTCGCCCTTCATGTCCCCCAGATTTTCGCCCGTCAGCCTCACCTCGCCGGAGGTGGGCTCCGTCAGCCGCAGCACGGCCCTGGCCAGAGTGGTCTTGCCACAACCCGACTCACCCACCAGGGCCAGGGTCTCCCCGGCAGCTATTGATAGGCTGACCCCGTCCACGGCCCGGAAGTGGTCCACGGTACGGCGAAGCAGGCCCCTGCGAAGGGGGAAGTGCACCGCAAGATCGGCTATCTCCAGGACAGGAACCTTGTCCAGGGACAAATCCCGCGGGAGTCCCCCGGGCGGCTCGGGCAAACGTGCCTTGGCCTCGCTGCGGGCCAGGCCCTCTTCGGCCAGATGGCAGCGGGAAAAGTGTCCCGGCTCTACCTCATGCCAGCCGGGGACCTCCGTGCCGCAACGTGGGAACACCTGGGGGCAGCGGTCCGCGAAGCGGCAGCCCGGCAATTCCGCGTCCGGGCTGGGCACCCGCCCCGGCAGGCTGTCCAGTCGCTGGCCTCGCCGGTCCAGGCGGGGCAGCACGGCGAACAGCTTCTGTGTGTAGGGGTGCCGCGGCGCCTTGTACAGCTGGTCCCGTGACGCCCATTCAACGATCTGGCCGGCGTACATGACAGCCACCCGGTCCGCCATGTCGGACGCCACGTCCAGGTCGTGGGTGATGAGCAACAGCCCCATGCCCCGTTCCTGCTGCAGCTGCTTCAGCAGCTTGAGGATCTGGGCCTGGACAGAGACGTCCAGGGCGGTGGTGGGCTCGTCGGCGATGAGCACCTCAGGCTCTCCCGCAAGCATCATGGCGATGAGGGCGCGTTGCCGCTGGCCACCGGAAAGCTGGAAGGGGTAGGACTCCAGCTTGCCGGCCTCCAGGCCCACGGCCTCCAGCAATACCGCCGCCTCGGCCAGGGCCGCCGGTCCAGACAGGCGGCGATGGGCGGCCAGGGCTTCCTGCATCTGTTCCGCCACGGTCATCACCGGGTTCAGGGAGGTCTGGGGCTCCTGGAAGATCATGGCCAGGCGCCCGCCCCTGACTTCGCGCATGCCGGTTTCCGGCAGGCCCAGGAGTTCTTCTCCTCCCAGGGCCACCTGGCCCGCCGTCACCCTCGCCGCCTCGGGCAGCAGGCGCATGAGGCCCAGAGCGGTCATGGACTTGCCGCAGCCGGACTCACCCAGCAGGGCCACGCACTCGTTGACCCCCACCCCGAAGCTGACTCCGTCCACGGGCACAAGCCGGCGGCCACCGGCGGCGATCTCCACCCGCAGGTTTTCAACGCTCAGGCCGGTGCGGGCTTCGCTCATGCCTTGCGCTCCGACTTGGGGTCCAGGGCCGTGCGCACCGCGTCGGCGAACAGGTTGGCGGCCAGCACCAGTACGAACATGAACACGAAGGCGGCGGCCAACTGCCACCAGACCACCGGTTCCCGGGCAAGCTCCAGGCGGGCACCGTTGATCATGTTGCCGAAGCTGTTCGTGGCCGGGTCCACGCCCACACCCACGTAGGACAGCACCGCTTCCGCCAGCACCAGACCGGAGAAGTCGATGACGGCGGTGATGATCACCAGGTGCATGACGTTGGGCAGCAGGTGGCGGGCCAGGATGCGGCCCCGGCGCACGCCGAAGGCCTGGGCGGCCTGGACGAATTCCAGTTCCCGCAATTTCAGGGCCTCTCCCCGCAACAGACGGGCCAGGCCCGTCCAGCCCGTGAGCCCCAGAATGGCGCACAGGGCCAGCAGGCGGACGTCGGCCCGGGCGGCGGCGGTGTCGAAGAGTTCCGGCCGGGCTTCGATCTGGGCCTGCACCACCAGCACGGCGGCGGCGATGAGAAGCACGCCGGGGATGGAGTTGAGGGTGGTGTAGAGGTACTGGATCACGTCGTCCACCCGGCCGCCGAAGTAGCCGGCGGCAATGCCCAGGCCGATGGCGAAGGGCAGCATGATCAGAGTGGTGAGGGTGCCTATGAGCAGGCCCGTGCGGATGCTCTTGAGGGACAGGTAGAGCACGTCCTGGCCCACCTTGTCCGTGCCCAGCAGGTGGGTGCCCGGATATTGCAGGGGTGGATAGTCCCTCACCTCCTGCCCGTCCGGGCCCTTCACGCTTTCCTTGACGTAGAGATGGGTGGCCAGGGGGGCGGAATAGGTCTTCTCGGTGCGGGTGCGCAGGTCGGAGAGCAACCAGTCCAGCACGGAGAGGACTTCGCCGGAATATTGCGCCGTGGGGTTCGCCGCCCCGGGTTCGTCCGGCAACCGCTCCTGGTAGTGCAGGGAGTCCAGCAGGCCCACCGCCAGGAACAGCGACAGCACCAGGGCACTGCCCGCACCCAGGCGTGACTTCATCACCTGGCGCCAGGGATCACGGAACCAGTCCTGGTGGCGCATGCTCCAGGCCATGGCCGCCACCCCCGCCAGGAGAAGGAGCAGAAGGGCGTCGGACCAGAGGATGACGGGTTTCATGGGGGGAGTAGGAAGTGGGGAGAAGTGAGTAGGCAGGGTGGGGCGTGGTTTTCCCGCAGCCCACCCCCCATTCCCCACTCCCGGAAGTTATTCATTCCAACCTCACCCTGGGATCCACCAGCGTGTAGGAGATATCCGTGAGCACCAGCCCGACGATGTACAGCACGGAGCCCAGGAACACCATGGAGCGGACGATGGCAAAGTCCTGGGCCTGGATGGCGTCGATGGTGTAGCTGCCCAGGCCGGGAATGCCGAAGAAGGACTCGATGATCAGGCTGCCCAGGAACAGGCGGGGGATCACCACCACCACTCCGGTGAGGATGGGGATCATGGCGTTGGACAGCACGTGGCGGAACAGCACCCGCAGGTCGGACAGGCCCTTGGCCCGGGCAGTACGCACGTAATCCTTGCCCATCTCCTCCAGGAACAGGGCACGGTAGAAACGTGTGGAGTCGCCGATGC
Protein-coding sequences here:
- a CDS encoding transglycosylase SLT domain-containing protein → MKHWLTASLLSLALTWASQPLRAEEVHTPALKISYAMAGAPIPGQGNVQDLWDRIRAGFQLPESSPGLIRTHEQWFANHPGHLERAAERSRPYLYHIVDEVQKRGMPMEIALLPMIESAFNPMAQSPQKASGIWQFIPSTGKVFGLRQNGWYDGRRDVVEATQAALDYLEKLHGMFGDWELALAAYNCGEGCVQRAMTRSGGKNFASLRLPTETRHYVPKLVAVRNIVLDPVNYGIQLDPMANEPYFMPVNLKRPIEARTAARLAEMSVDEFAALNPGFQRRVIHTDTRGVLLLPADRVETFQFNLHRQGLDKGTLQPYAALKGESVARIAQKFNVTVEWLKEHNPIKPARGKLTKTQELVVPKVAISKTPPKARVSAKAGKQPIALRKHTVRKGETLGKLARLYDVEVADIQRLNDLDERISPGMELDIPASAAG
- a CDS encoding ABC transporter permease, whose product is MKPVILWSDALLLLLLAGVAAMAWSMRHQDWFRDPWRQVMKSRLGAGSALVLSLFLAVGLLDSLHYQERLPDEPGAANPTAQYSGEVLSVLDWLLSDLRTRTEKTYSAPLATHLYVKESVKGPDGQEVRDYPPLQYPGTHLLGTDKVGQDVLYLSLKSIRTGLLIGTLTTLIMLPFAIGLGIAAGYFGGRVDDVIQYLYTTLNSIPGVLLIAAAVLVVQAQIEARPELFDTAAARADVRLLALCAILGLTGWTGLARLLRGEALKLRELEFVQAAQAFGVRRGRILARHLLPNVMHLVIITAVIDFSGLVLAEAVLSYVGVGVDPATNSFGNMINGARLELAREPVVWWQLAAAFVFMFVLVLAANLFADAVRTALDPKSERKA
- a CDS encoding ABC transporter ATP-binding protein, which produces MSEARTGLSVENLRVEIAAGGRRLVPVDGVSFGVGVNECVALLGESGCGKSMTALGLMRLLPEAARVTAGQVALGGEELLGLPETGMREVRGGRLAMIFQEPQTSLNPVMTVAEQMQEALAAHRRLSGPAALAEAAVLLEAVGLEAGKLESYPFQLSGGQRQRALIAMMLAGEPEVLIADEPTTALDVSVQAQILKLLKQLQQERGMGLLLITHDLDVASDMADRVAVMYAGQIVEWASRDQLYKAPRHPYTQKLFAVLPRLDRRGQRLDSLPGRVPSPDAELPGCRFADRCPQVFPRCGTEVPGWHEVEPGHFSRCHLAEEGLARSEAKARLPEPPGGLPRDLSLDKVPVLEIADLAVHFPLRRGLLRRTVDHFRAVDGVSLSIAAGETLALVGESGCGKTTLARAVLRLTEPTSGEVRLTGENLGDMKGEVLRRKRRDMQIVFQDPFSSLNPRMKVGAILEEGMAALMPELGARARAERVASLLERVGLPLEATGRYPHEFSGGQRQRIAIARALAVEPKLLILDEPTSALDVSVQAQILNLLADIQARSGLAYLFITHNLSVVGYLAHRVAVMRQGRILEQGETEAMLTQPSSYYTRQLLDAVPGRGRMG